GCAGGCGGTGGCCAGCCGCTTTCCACTGATGTGCGCAGTTACATGGAGCCGCGTTTTAATGCTGACTTCAGTAACGTGCGCGTCCACAGCGATCCTGAATCCGCCAGCCTTAGCAACCAATTAAGCGCCAGAGCATTTACCCATCAAAATCACGTTTTCTTCTCTCGCGATCAATACCAACCAGGAACCAGCGAAGGCAAACAACTGCTGGCCCATGAACTGACTCATACCATTCAGCAAGGTCATGCCCTACAACGCAGTCCGCAAGAGATTACGACAACCACACCGCCGCCCGTGCAACGACTGGGGATACAAGATGCTTTGGATTACTTTGCCGATAAAGCCTATTACATTCCAGGTTTTAGATTACTGACTATTATTTTAGGGTTCAACCCCATTAATATGCGCTCAGCCGACCGCAATGCAGCCAATCTTTTACGCGGACTGATTGAACTCATTCCAGGCGGCCCGCTGATTACCCAAGCGCTCGACAACCATGGCGTCATTAATAAGGCTGCCGCATGGATAGAACAAAAAATCACCATACTCGGTGATATTGGCAGCGATATTATTGGCGGATTAAAACGCTTTATTGATTCCTTAAGCTGGAGGGATATTTTCGATCTCGGCGGCGTCTGGGATCGCGCCAAAAGCATCTTTACCAATCCGATTGGCCGGCTTATCAGTTTTGGAATCAGTGTTGCCAGCGAAATATTAAAAATGGTTAAAGATGTGATTCTAAAACCTCTCGCCGCTCTGGCTCAAGGTACCCGCGGCTACGATTTGCTAAAAGCCATCCTTGGTGAAGATCCCATTACCGGCGAACCCGTTCCGCGCACTGCCGATACGCTCATCGGCGGGTTTATGAAGCTCATTGGACAAGAGGAAGTCTGGGAAAACATCAAAAAAGGTAATGCCATCGCAAAAGCCTGGGCCTGGTTTCAAGGTGCACTGGAAGGCCTGATGGGCTTTGTTCGCACGGTTCCCCGTAAAATCATCGACACCATCACCTCATTGACTTTCCAGGACATCATTACCGTCGCCGGTGCTTTTACTAAAATTGTCGGCGCCTTTATCAACATCGCTACCGATTTTATCAGTTGGGGATTTAAACAAGTCCTTAGTTTGCTGGAAATTTTATTCTCGGTGGTAGCGCCAGGTGTTATGCCTTATATCAAAAAAGCGCAAGCCGCTTTCGCGACCATTATTAAAGATCCTGTCGGTTTTGTCGGCAATCTGGTTCGTGCCGGTAAACAGGGCTTCGAGATGTTTGCTGCCAATATTTTGACGCACTTAAAGACTGCGCTCATTAAATGGATTACCGGGCCATTAGGTGACGCAGGCGTTTATATCCCAAAATCATTTGATTTGATGGAAATTATTAAATTAGTGCTGTCAGTTCTGGGTTTAACCTGGCAAAACATTCGCGGTAAACTGGTTAAAATAATCCCTGAACCGGTACTGGCAGGTTTGGAAAAAACTGCCGGTATTCTGGTCACGTTGGTTAAAGATGGCCCGGTCGCAGCCTGGGAACAGATCAAGACGGAACTGAGCGAATTAAAAGGCCAATTAATTGCCCAAGTAACACAGATGATCACCACCGAAGTCGTCAAAGCCGCTGTGGCCAAACTGGTGATGATGCTCAATCCAGCCGGTGCAGTTGTGCAGGCCATTATTGCCATTTACAACACAGTTACTTTCTTTATCCAGAAAATCAACCAAATTGCCGCCGTCGTTGCCTCTTTTATCGATTCCATTTCGGCCATTGCTGCCGGACAAGTTTCCAGTGCCGCCAAAAAAGTAGAACAAACCATGGCCAATACGCTGACGGTGATTATTGCCTTTCTGGCAAAATTTGCAGGCTTGGGCAATATCCCTGAAAAAATTGTCGGCATTGTAAAGAAGATTCGCCAGCCGATTGATAAGGGCCTGGATAAAATTGTGGCGTGGCTGGGGAATATGCTGAAGAAACTGTTTGGGAAAGATAAAAAAGATGACCGTACACCGGAACAAAAACAGGCGGATCTCGACAAGGCTATCAGCGAAGCGGAAGCGATAAGGGCAAAGCCGGACATATCGGAAGATGAGATCAAGACGGCTTTACCATCAATAAAAACCAAATACAAAATGGTGTCACTCGAATTGATCGTTGACAGTACTGAAGACACCAAAGAAGGTATTCACTTTGAAGGGGAAATCAATCCAAAGAAAAAAACTCCCAAGGCCTTTATCAAGAGTTCTGCTGACAAGGTAATAACAGACATCTTAATCCCGAGACCAAGTGGCTTTAGTAAAAAAACCAACGATGCAGTCAACCCGAACAACCTTGACTTGGTCAAGGCCGAACTTGACCGATGTCATGTCATCTCGTCGAACGACATGTCTCAACATTACGAAAGTACGCTAAAAGGCAAAAAATGGTCAAAAGGGAAAGAATTGCTGGACCCGAAAGAACCGGTAGCTTCGCCGCTTACAGACAAAGCCATCCTGAAAGCTGCCAAAACACTCCATCGTAGATTCTTCAACGACGTTGATAACCTGTTCCTGGGTGGACTCTCGGTGAACAGAGCACTTGGCGAGCGACTTGACACAAGGCATCCTGACTACCAGAATGCAAACAAGCTGAAGGCGCATATCAAGAAGATGGTGGACAAATATGCGCTGACTTCAGATTTTAAGCCGACACTATAATGCCATAATTGTTGGTAAGCCAAGCGACAAGATAACTTAGAGAAAAAAATGGAACCGAAAACTTCTAAACACTTGAGAATAACGAGAGCAATCAATACGCTTAAAGAAACACTTACCAAGCTTGAATGGGAACCAGAGTCTATTGAGGAAGGAAATGGTTTCTACGTCGACTTTGGTCCACCCCACATCCCCGTGTCAAGTTTACTTGCTGCCGTATCAATCGCAGCAGAGCAGTTAATCATCTATTTCAATTTTGGAATAGCCGTGCCGCCTGAGCGTCGCGATGATCTGGCAAAGTTATTAACACGTATAAACTGGGGACTCAAGATCGGTAATTTCGAAATGGACTATAACGATGGCCAAGTACATTTTAAATCCAGTATCAATTTCTGTGACACTGAATTAACCGGAAAAATGATTCAAAATGCGATTCTTCCAGCAATGATCGCTATAGAGACTTATGGAGATGCCTTGATCGAGGTTATCGCCAAAGGCAAGAATGCGACCGATTGGAACCCTATTTAAGTATAAAATCGATCATAAAAATTGTAACTTGTCCTTACAGCGCGCAGGATT
Above is a window of Methylobacter sp. S3L5C DNA encoding:
- a CDS encoding DUF4157 domain-containing protein, which gives rise to MKASSEKSSSTTAATTNQAASQPFFAKAGGGNFFAPAATGAPSVQMKMAVNKPGDKFEQEADKMADKVMRMPAPTPVIGKEEKLQRQPKEKSPKKEEDKIQKAAMPEEKVQKKEDDKLQKAPATEEKLQRKGDGIPAVGTSTQSAIKSKTAGGGQPLSTDVRSYMEPRFNADFSNVRVHSDPESASLSNQLSARAFTHQNHVFFSRDQYQPGTSEGKQLLAHELTHTIQQGHALQRSPQEITTTTPPPVQRLGIQDALDYFADKAYYIPGFRLLTIILGFNPINMRSADRNAANLLRGLIELIPGGPLITQALDNHGVINKAAAWIEQKITILGDIGSDIIGGLKRFIDSLSWRDIFDLGGVWDRAKSIFTNPIGRLISFGISVASEILKMVKDVILKPLAALAQGTRGYDLLKAILGEDPITGEPVPRTADTLIGGFMKLIGQEEVWENIKKGNAIAKAWAWFQGALEGLMGFVRTVPRKIIDTITSLTFQDIITVAGAFTKIVGAFINIATDFISWGFKQVLSLLEILFSVVAPGVMPYIKKAQAAFATIIKDPVGFVGNLVRAGKQGFEMFAANILTHLKTALIKWITGPLGDAGVYIPKSFDLMEIIKLVLSVLGLTWQNIRGKLVKIIPEPVLAGLEKTAGILVTLVKDGPVAAWEQIKTELSELKGQLIAQVTQMITTEVVKAAVAKLVMMLNPAGAVVQAIIAIYNTVTFFIQKINQIAAVVASFIDSISAIAAGQVSSAAKKVEQTMANTLTVIIAFLAKFAGLGNIPEKIVGIVKKIRQPIDKGLDKIVAWLGNMLKKLFGKDKKDDRTPEQKQADLDKAISEAEAIRAKPDISEDEIKTALPSIKTKYKMVSLELIVDSTEDTKEGIHFEGEINPKKKTPKAFIKSSADKVITDILIPRPSGFSKKTNDAVNPNNLDLVKAELDRCHVISSNDMSQHYESTLKGKKWSKGKELLDPKEPVASPLTDKAILKAAKTLHRRFFNDVDNLFLGGLSVNRALGERLDTRHPDYQNANKLKAHIKKMVDKYALTSDFKPTL
- a CDS encoding YbjN domain-containing protein translates to MEPKTSKHLRITRAINTLKETLTKLEWEPESIEEGNGFYVDFGPPHIPVSSLLAAVSIAAEQLIIYFNFGIAVPPERRDDLAKLLTRINWGLKIGNFEMDYNDGQVHFKSSINFCDTELTGKMIQNAILPAMIAIETYGDALIEVIAKGKNATDWNPI